A part of Astyanax mexicanus isolate ESR-SI-001 chromosome 2, AstMex3_surface, whole genome shotgun sequence genomic DNA contains:
- the pus7l gene encoding pseudouridylate synthase PUS7L has translation MEMESQCLSPCFVSDHEGFSGSIKNSTRDFIVIEIDLHGQRVNSLTLPQQTPEQPAAEVQQSSSKEEENKRADIRTEKAVLQEVTAELSSLNGEGDLTEGFDLNVLLGSSVYEALENFSSKLVGCREEQKMTEGLEMSLGTFPDKHQRASVHRAVRHSYPHLMTITNQAEIRVREDPDFRELSKLVPEEEAEDFFRFIDAKVPGSAFTFSPDDSKSHRTSVHHFLSRRFGKLVETKSFSEQDRTAITVRLRERGKQGKKRTAADCEEQVETYTGFTLKKENLETLEAISYMAAVFGVLPSDFSYAGIKDKRAITYQSMVVKKISTKRLQEKLSEFERRGMQVSNIHSVSEPLRLGRLKGNHFDLVIRDLKNYEKCSSLELEELVKKAVENVKTHGFVNYYGPQRFGNSQSVQADRVGLALLKEDMVTALKLFLSPEEGDDLQNKAKRHFLHTGNAKESLALMPAYKARERLMLRALHRYGSDQEGCGRAWISLPHGMRVFYLHAYCSRLWNEAASYRLNTLPHRPVQGDLVWTSSRQDEPATEESDTAQVHIITSAEEKDNVFSLKQVVLPMPGNTVKYPENVLGKWYQDRLSQDGLGSCRFRITSLKLNVPGCYRPLLAYPHNITYSLQTTEEESFTEPSPPPSTTALKLSFDLDSSCYATVCLREIMKCDP, from the exons ATGGAAATGGAGAGTCAGTGCCTCTCTCCCTGCTTCGTGTCTGACCATGAGGGCTTCAGTGGCAGCATCAAGAACTCCACCAGAGACTTTATAGTCATTGAGATAGACCTCCATGGACAACGTGTGAATTCACTAACGTTACCCCAGCAAACCCCAGAGCAGCCTGCTGCTGAAGTCCAGCAGTCCTCCAGCAAAGAAGAAGAGAATAAGAGAGCAGATATCAGGACTGAGAAAGCAGTCCTGCAGGAGGTCACTGCTGAACTGTCCAGTTTAAATGGGGAAGGAGATCTAACTGAGGGGTTTGATCTAAATGTATTGCTGGGCTCTTCTGTGTATGAAGCACTGGAGAACTTCTCCAGCAAACTTGTAGGATGCAGAGAGGAGCAGAAAATGACTGAGGGCTTAGAAATGAGCCTCGGTACCTTCCCTGATAAACACCAGCGAGCCAGTGTACACAGAGCAGTGAGACACAGCTACCCACATCTCATGACCATCACCAACCAGGCAGAGATCCGGGTCAGAGAGGACCCAGACTTCAGAGAGCTGTCGAAGCTGGTCcctgaggaggaggcggaggactTCTTCCGGTTTATAGATGCTAAAGTCCCCGGATCTGCCTTCACCTTCTCACCTGATGACAGCAAGAGTCACCGCACATCTGTGCACCACTTCCTGAGCAGGAGGTTTGGGAAGCTGGTGGAGACCAAGAGCTTCTCAGAGCAGGACAGAACTGCTATCACagtgagactgagagagagaggaaaacaggGCAAGAAGAGGACAGCTGCAGACTGTGAAGAGCAGGTGGAGACCTACACAG GTTTCACACTAAAGAAAGAAAACTTGGAGACTCTTGAGGCAATCAGCTACATGGCCGCTGTGTTTGGAGTTCTCCCATCAGATTTCAGCTACGCTGGCATTAAAGATAAACGGGCCATCACCTATCAGTCCATGGTTGTGAAGAAGATCTCCACAAAGCG GTTGCAGGAGAAGCTCTCAGAGTTTGAGAGGAGAGGAATGCAGGTGTCTAATATTCATTCAGTGTCCGAACCCCTTCGACTCGGGAGGCTAAAGGGTAACCACTTTGACCTCGTCATCCGGGACCTGAAGAATTATGAGAAGTGTAGTTCACTAGAGCTGGAAGAGCTTGTGAAGAAGGCAGTGGAGAATGTGAAG ACTCATGGTTTTGTGAATTATTATGGGCCTCAGAGATTTGGAAATAGCCAGAGTGTTCAAGCTGACAGAGTGGGACTTGCACTTCTGAAAGAAGACATG GTTACTGCTCTGAAGTTGTTTCTGAGCCCTGAAGAAGGTGATGACCTCCAAAATAAAGCAAAACGGCATTTCCTTCATACGG GTAACGCAAAAGAGAGCCTAGCTCTAATGCCAGCGTATAAAGCTAGAGAGAGGCTCATGCTGCGGGCACTGCACCGTTATGGCAGCGACCAGGAGGGTTGTGGGCGAGCCTGGATCAGTCTGCCCCATGGCATGAGGGTCTTCTACCTCCACGCCTACTGCAGCCGGCTGTGGAACGAGGCTGCCTCCTACAGGCTGAACACTCTGCCACACAGGCCTGTACAGGGAGACCTGGTGTGGACCAGTTCCAGACAAGATGAACCAGCAACTGAAGAATCTGATACTGCTCAG GTCCATATTATCACCTCTGCTGAAGAAAAAGACAATGTCTTCTCACTAAAACAG GTGGTCCTCCCCATGCCCGGCAACACTGTAAAATATCCAGAGAATGTACTTGGTAAATGGTATCAGGACCGGCTATCACAGGACGGTCTGGGTTCCTGCAGATTCAGAATCACCTCACTCAAACTCAACGTGCCTGGCTGCTACCGGCCCTTACTGGCTTATCCTCATAACATCACCTACAGCCTACAGACTACTGAAGAAGAATCATTCACAGAGCCGTCACCCCCTCCCTCCACAACTGCCTTAAAACTGTCTTTTGATCTTGATTCTTCCTGCTACGCCACAGTCTGTCTCAGGGAAATTATGAAGTGTGACCCTTAG